A stretch of DNA from Pseudonocardia hierapolitana:
GAGGTCGAGGAAGCGGGCGAGGAAGAACGCCCCGAACTCGGGGCGGGCCTCCGCGGCGGCCTGCGCGGCACGCGCCGTGACATCGGTGTTCATGTCGGGGCTCATCCCCACGTGAACCGCGGCGGGCGCTTCTCCAGGAACGCGCGCACGCCCTCGGCGTAGTCGGGGGTGTCGAACGACCCGTTCCGGATGGCGGTGGTCTCCGCGTCGTCGGTGAGCTGGCCGGCCACGACCCGGCGGACTATCTCCTTGCCCTTCCGCACGCTGTACTGCGCGCGCGTGGTGACGACCTCGGCGAACCCATAGGTGGTGGCGGCGAGGTCGTCGGTGGGCACGACCTCGTCGAAGAGGCCGAGCGCCACCGCGCGATCGGCCGGGATCTGCTGGCCGGAGACGAGGATCCACGTGGCGCGCGACGGCCCGGCGAGGTCCACGAGGCGGCGGGTGGACTCGAGGCTGTAGACGAGCCCGAGCTTGGCCGGCGTGATCGCGAAGCGGGCGCGCTCGTCGGCGAAGCGCAGGTCGCAGGCCAGCGCGAGGCCTGCCCCGCCGCCGATGCAGTAGCCGTGCACCATCGCGATCGTCGGCTTCACCATGCCGTCGAGCGCCCGCTCGGCGGCCGCGACGTGCTCGTTGTAGCGGCGGGCGCGCTCGGCGTCGCCGCGCTCGCGCTCGAACTCCGCGATGTCCGCGCCCGATGCGAAGGCCTTCTGCCCGGCCCCGCGCAGCACCACGACCTTGACGTCCGGGTCGGCGTCGAGCCCGGCGAGCAGGCCGGGGAGCTCCCGGTACATGTCGATGGTGATCGCGTTGTGGCTCTGGGGCCGGTTGAGCACCACGGTGGCCACGCCGTCCGGCCCGGCGCGTTCGATGAGGATCTGGTCGGACATCAGCTCGCTTGCCTTTCGGGGTGGGCGTCGTAGGCCACGCCGCTCGCGAACAGCTCGGCCACCTCGTCGTCGCCGATCCCGCTGTCGCGCAGCACCTGCGCGGTGTGCTGGCCGAGCCACGGCGCGGGGCCGCGCACCCGGAAGTCGAGGGTGGAGAACTTGGTGGGCGGCGCGATCGTCCGCATGGGCCCCATGATCGGGTGCTCCTGCTCGACGATCATCCCGCGCTCGACGACGTGGGGGTCGTCGAGCGCCTCGGCGTAGGTGAGCACCGGGCCGCCGGGCACGCCCGCCCGGTCGAGGCGCTTGATCCACTCCTCGGTGGCGCGGGTGGTGGTGAGCCGCTCGATCTCGACCTCGAGCTCGTCGATGTGCGCCATCCGGTCCGGCAGCGTCGCGAACCGGGGGTCGGTGAGCCACTCGGGCCGGTCGAGCACACCGGTGACCAGGCGCTCCCACAGCCGGTCGTTGTTGGCGCCGATCGTGACGTAGCCATCGGCCGTGCGGTACGCCTGGTACGGCGTGGACCGCCGGTGCCGGGTGCCCGTGGCCGCGGGCTCCTCACCCCCGCCGAACCACGCGCCCGACTCCCACACCGTCCACGCGAGGCCCGCGTCGACCAGCGAGATGTCCAGGTACTGCCCCTCGCCGGTGCGCGAGCGCTGGATGTGCGCCGCGAGCACGGAGTAGATCGCGGTGGCTCCGGCCGCGATGTCGTTGATCGCGATGCCGACCTTGACCGGCCTGCCTCCCGGCTCGCCGGTCATGCGCATGAGGCCGACGGCGCCCTGGGCCATGATGTCGAACCCCGGGCGGTCCCGGTACGGCCCCGTCTGCCCGAAGCCGCTGATGGAGCAGTAGATGACGTCGGGCCGGACCGCCTTCACGGCCGCGTAGTCGATGCCGAGACGGCGCACCACACCCGGGCGGAAGTTCTCGATCACGAGGTCGGCCTCTGCGACGAGGCGCAGGAAGATCTGGCGGCCGCGGTCGGTCTTGAGGTCGAGCGAGATGCTGCGCTTGCTCCGGTTGGGCATCGCGAAGGGGTAGCTCTCACCCTCCACCTTCGGCGCGAGCCTGCGGGAGTCGTCGCCGGTGACCGGCTGCTCGACCTTGATCACGTCAGCGCCCAGCTCGGCCAGAACCATCGTGCAGTACGGCCCGGAGAGGAACCGGGTGAGGTCGAGGACTCGGAATCCGTCGAGCGGGAGCACGTGACCGCCTTTCCCGTATCACGGGATATTATCCCGTGTTATGGAAACAGTACGATCCGTCCCTTCCCTGGTCAAGGGCGACGGAGGAGCGGTGAGCGCGGACGCAGCGGACGCCCCCACACGGGCCGGCGTCCAGTCGATCGACCGGGCGGTCGCGATCCTGCGCTGCTTCGACGCGCGTCGTCCCGAGCTGGGCATCAGCGAGATCGCCCGCATGACGGGACTGTCGACGAGCACCACCCACCGGCTGCTCGCCGCGATGCAGAGCAACAGCCTGGTGCGCCAGACCCCGGGCCGCCGCTACGGGCTCGGACCGTTGCTCGTCCAGCTCGCGCGCAGCGGGGCCGTGCCCACCACGCTGCGCGACGCGGCGCTGCCGTTCCTGCGCGCGCTGCGGGACGAGATCGACGAGACCGTCGCCGTGCACGAGCTGCTGCCCACCGATGAGCGCGCCGTCGTCGACCAGGTGGAGAGCCACCAGGAGCTGCGGCGCACCTACACCGACATCGGCGTACCGCTCGCCCTGCCGCACGGCGCGCCGGGCAAGGCGATCCTCGCGATGCTGCCGCCCGACCGGCAGGAGCGCTGGCTCTCCCGGCCGATCCCGGCCGCCACGCCCCGCACGATCACCGACCCCGACGAGCTGCGCGCCCAGCTCGTCACGATCCGCGCCCGCGGCTGGGCGGGGTCACAGGCCGAGCGCTATCCGGGCATCCGCGCCGTCGCGGCCCCGCTCTTCGACCACACCGGCGCCGTGGTCGGCGCCCTCGGCACCTCGGTGCCGGAGGTCCGCATGGACGACCGGCGGGCCGCCGAGCTGGGCGAGCGCGTCCGCGCCGTGGCCTGGGAGGTGTCGGAGACGCTGGGCGCGACGGCCGAGGCGGTGGCCCGCACCGTGCAGGTGGCGGGCGGCGACGCCTGACGCTCGCTCACGCACCGCGGCTCGCGCACACCGACTCGGCCCACGCACCCCGTCGAACGGGAGCGTCGGCCGACATCGGGTGCGTCGGGCTACCGCCAGGTCAGCGGCGGTTGCGGCGGCGGTGGTCCTGGGGCGGGCCGTTGCGCGGCGCGGCGGCGCGCAGGTTGGGGCGCTCGCCCGCCGCGTCCCACCTCGCGTAGGCGTCGACGATGTCGGCGACGAGGCGGTGGCGCACCACGTCGGTGCTGGACAGCTGCGCGAAGTGCACGTCGTCGACGTCGCCGAGGATGTCGCGCACGACGGTGAGCCCGGAGCGGGTGCCGCCGGGCAGGTCGACCTGCGTGACGTCCCCGGTGACCACGATCTTCGAGCCGAAGCCGAGCCGGGTGAGGAACATCTTCATCTGCTCGGGCGTGGTGTTCTGCGCCTCGTCGAGGATGATGAAGGCGTCGTTGAGCGTGCGCCCGCGCATGTACGCGAGCGGCGCCACCTCGATCGTGCCGGCGGCGATCAGCTTGGGGATCGACTCCGGGTCGAGCATGTCGTGCAGCGCGTCGTACAGCGGCCGCAGGTACGGGTCGATCTTCTCGTAGAGCGTGCCCGGCAGGTAGCCCAGCCGCTCCCCCGCCTCGACGGCAGGCCGCGTGAGGATGATGCGGGTGACCATCTTGGCCTGCAGCGCCTGCACGGCCTTGGCCATGGCGAGGTAGGTCTTGCCCGTACCCGCCGGGCCGATGCCGAAGACGATCGTGTGTGCGTCGATCGAGTCGACGTAGCGCTTCTGGTTGAGCGTCTTGGGCCGGATGGTCTTGCCGCGCCGCGACAGGATGTCGAGCGAGAGCACCTCGGCGGGCGACTCGCCGATGCGGGCGCGCTCGTCGGCGTCGCCGTCGCCGAGCATCTCGACGGTGCGGCGCACGGCGTCGGGCGAGACCTGCTGGCCCCGCTCCGCGAGCATGATCAGCTCGGTGAAGACGCGCTCGGCGAAGGCCACATCGGCCGGGGCACCGGTGAGCGTGAGCTCGTTGCCACGGACGTGGACGTCGGCCTCGAGCATCTCCTCGGCGACGCGCAGGCTCTCGTCGCGCGAGCCCAGCAGCGCGAGCAGAGCAGCGTCCGGAACGGCCATACGGGACTGGACGGGATCCGGATGGGTCAAGGGTTGTGCCGCCTGCTCTCGTCTCTGCCGGTGTGAACTCCCACGATGCTACCGCGAGCCCCCGACGGAACGCGTGTTGTTTCCGACGGGCACGGGCCCCTTGACAGGGCATTTAGTCCAGAGATTGGATTTATATGCGAGCGGCCTGGTGTCGTCCTGCGGGGGAGCAGGATGGCGCCTCGAAGGGCCCGCGAGCACGCCGGAGCGAAGCGGAGGCAACAGACACAGTGCATGACGACTCGAAGCTGGTCCAGCAGCGGATCGCGCGCTTCGTGCGCGAGCGGCTCGTCCCGGCGATGTACCGCGAGCGTGTCCCGGTGGAGGTCACCGCCTGGACGGCGCCGGGCGAACCGGTGCCGTTCGCCGAAGCGGTGCGCCAGGAGTACGCGCCGTTCGCGATCGGCTCGCCGTGGGGATGGCCATGGGGCACGGTCTGGTTCCACCTCAGGGGCGTCGTGCCGGCCGGCTGGACCGATCCGGGCACCCGCCCCGAGCTCGCCGTCGACCTCGGGTTCGCGGGCGTGCAGCCCGGCTTCCAGTCCGAGGGCCTCGCGTACACCCCGGAGGGGAAGGTCGTCGCCGCCGTCGAGCCGCGCAACGCGCACGTCCCGCTGCCCGGCGGGCCCGGTTCCGCGGTCGACCTCTACGTGGAGGCCGCGTCCAACCCGGGCGTGGCCGCCGACTGGACGTACACCCCGACCCGCATGGGCGACCCGGCGACCGCGGGGGACGACCCGCTCTACCGGCTCGTCGCCGCCGACATCGCGCTGCTCGACGTCACCGTCTGGGAGCTGGCGCAGGACTTCTGGACGCTGTCCGGGCTGGTCGCCGAGCTGCCCACCGACCTGCCGCGGCGCGCCGAGGTGCTGCGTGCGCTGGAGCGGGCCGTCGACGTCGTCGACCCGGACGACGTGGCGGGCACCGCCGCGCTGGGCAGGGCCGAGCTCGTGGACGCGCTGGCGAGCCCGGCGTGGCCGAGCGCGCACCGGGTGCACGCCGTCGGGCACGCCCACATCGACTCCGCATGGCTGTGGCCGGTGCGCGAGACCGTCCGGAAGGTGGCGCGGACGTTCGCGAACGTCCTGGACCTGATGGACACCGACGAGGAGTTCGTGTTCGCCGCGTCCTCGGCCCAGCAGTACGCGTGGCTGGCCGAGCACCAGCCGGAGCTGTTCGAGCGGGTCAAGCAGCGCGTGGCCGAGGGCCGGTTCGTGCCGGTCGGCGGGATGTGGGTCGAGTCGGACACCAACATGCCCGGCTCCGAGGCGCTGGCCCGCCAGTTCGTGGCCGGCAAGCGATTCTTCATCGAGCAGCTGGGCGTGGAGCCCCTCGAGGTGTGGCTGCCCGACTCCTTCGGCTACAGCGCCGCACTCCCGCAGCTCATCACCGCCGCCGGGTCCCGCTGGTTCCTCACCCAGAAGATCTCCTGGAACGAGACCAACGTGATGCCCCACCACACGTTCCGCTGGGAGGGCATCGACGGCACCCAGGTGTTCACGCACTTCCCGCCGGTCGACACCTACAACGCGGAGCTGTCCCAGCACGAGCTGGCCCGCGCGCAACGGCAGTACGCCGAGAAGGGGCGCGCCAACACCTCGCTCGTGCCGTTCGGCTGGGGCGACGGCGGCGGCGGGCCCACCCGGGAGATGCTCGCCGCCGCGGCCCGCACGAAGTCACTGGAAGGCTCGCCCGCGGTCCGGATGACCCCGCCCGCCGAGTTCTTCTCCACCGCCGAGGCGGAGTACCCGCGCCCGCCCGTGTGGTCGGGCGAGCTGTACCTCGAGTTCCACCGCGGCACCTACACCTCGCAGGCCCGCACCAAGCGCGGCAACCGCCGCAGCGAGCACCTGTTGCGCGAGGCCGAGCTGTGGGCCGCGACCGCGGCCGTCCGGGCGGGCCTGCCCTACCCCGCCGACGTGCTGGAACGTTGCTGGCACACCGTGCTGCTGCAGCAGTTCCACGACATCCTGCCCGGCACCTCGATCGCCTGGGTGCACCAGGAGGCCGAGCGCAACTACGCCCGCGTCGCCGAGGACCTCGAAGCCGTCGTCGCCCGCTCGCTCGCCGCCCTCGCCGGCGACGGGGACGGCGCGGTCACGGTCAACGCGGGTCCCTACCCGGTCGACGGCGTGCCTGCGCTGGGCGGCGGTGCGATCGCCGCGTCCGCCGAGGCGGTGCGCGTCGAGGAGAACGGCGACGGCACGGTGCTGGACAGCGGCGCGGTACGCGTCGTGGTCGACCGGCGCGGGCTGCTCACCTCCGTGTACGACCTCGCCGCCGACCGCGAGCTCGTGCCACCCGGTTCGGCCGCGAACCTGCTGCAGCTGCACCGCGACACCCCCACCCAGTGGGACGCGTGGGACATCGACGAGCACTACCGCCGCCACGGCCGTGACCTCACCGACGTCGCCGAGCTGGCGGTCGTCGAGCGCGGGCCGGAACGGGCCGCCGTGCGGATCGTGCGCAAGGCGGGCGCGTCGACGATCACGCAGGTCGTG
This window harbors:
- a CDS encoding enoyl-CoA hydratase-related protein, with translation MSDQILIERAGPDGVATVVLNRPQSHNAITIDMYRELPGLLAGLDADPDVKVVVLRGAGQKAFASGADIAEFERERGDAERARRYNEHVAAAERALDGMVKPTIAMVHGYCIGGGAGLALACDLRFADERARFAITPAKLGLVYSLESTRRLVDLAGPSRATWILVSGQQIPADRAVALGLFDEVVPTDDLAATTYGFAEVVTTRAQYSVRKGKEIVRRVVAGQLTDDAETTAIRNGSFDTPDYAEGVRAFLEKRPPRFTWG
- a CDS encoding PhoH family protein; translated protein: MTHPDPVQSRMAVPDAALLALLGSRDESLRVAEEMLEADVHVRGNELTLTGAPADVAFAERVFTELIMLAERGQQVSPDAVRRTVEMLGDGDADERARIGESPAEVLSLDILSRRGKTIRPKTLNQKRYVDSIDAHTIVFGIGPAGTGKTYLAMAKAVQALQAKMVTRIILTRPAVEAGERLGYLPGTLYEKIDPYLRPLYDALHDMLDPESIPKLIAAGTIEVAPLAYMRGRTLNDAFIILDEAQNTTPEQMKMFLTRLGFGSKIVVTGDVTQVDLPGGTRSGLTVVRDILGDVDDVHFAQLSSTDVVRHRLVADIVDAYARWDAAGERPNLRAAAPRNGPPQDHRRRNRR
- a CDS encoding CaiB/BaiF CoA transferase family protein, which translates into the protein MLPLDGFRVLDLTRFLSGPYCTMVLAELGADVIKVEQPVTGDDSRRLAPKVEGESYPFAMPNRSKRSISLDLKTDRGRQIFLRLVAEADLVIENFRPGVVRRLGIDYAAVKAVRPDVIYCSISGFGQTGPYRDRPGFDIMAQGAVGLMRMTGEPGGRPVKVGIAINDIAAGATAIYSVLAAHIQRSRTGEGQYLDISLVDAGLAWTVWESGAWFGGGEEPAATGTRHRRSTPYQAYRTADGYVTIGANNDRLWERLVTGVLDRPEWLTDPRFATLPDRMAHIDELEVEIERLTTTRATEEWIKRLDRAGVPGGPVLTYAEALDDPHVVERGMIVEQEHPIMGPMRTIAPPTKFSTLDFRVRGPAPWLGQHTAQVLRDSGIGDDEVAELFASGVAYDAHPERQAS
- a CDS encoding IclR family transcriptional regulator — translated: MSADAADAPTRAGVQSIDRAVAILRCFDARRPELGISEIARMTGLSTSTTHRLLAAMQSNSLVRQTPGRRYGLGPLLVQLARSGAVPTTLRDAALPFLRALRDEIDETVAVHELLPTDERAVVDQVESHQELRRTYTDIGVPLALPHGAPGKAILAMLPPDRQERWLSRPIPAATPRTITDPDELRAQLVTIRARGWAGSQAERYPGIRAVAAPLFDHTGAVVGALGTSVPEVRMDDRRAAELGERVRAVAWEVSETLGATAEAVARTVQVAGGDA
- a CDS encoding alpha-mannosidase — its product is MHDDSKLVQQRIARFVRERLVPAMYRERVPVEVTAWTAPGEPVPFAEAVRQEYAPFAIGSPWGWPWGTVWFHLRGVVPAGWTDPGTRPELAVDLGFAGVQPGFQSEGLAYTPEGKVVAAVEPRNAHVPLPGGPGSAVDLYVEAASNPGVAADWTYTPTRMGDPATAGDDPLYRLVAADIALLDVTVWELAQDFWTLSGLVAELPTDLPRRAEVLRALERAVDVVDPDDVAGTAALGRAELVDALASPAWPSAHRVHAVGHAHIDSAWLWPVRETVRKVARTFANVLDLMDTDEEFVFAASSAQQYAWLAEHQPELFERVKQRVAEGRFVPVGGMWVESDTNMPGSEALARQFVAGKRFFIEQLGVEPLEVWLPDSFGYSAALPQLITAAGSRWFLTQKISWNETNVMPHHTFRWEGIDGTQVFTHFPPVDTYNAELSQHELARAQRQYAEKGRANTSLVPFGWGDGGGGPTREMLAAAARTKSLEGSPAVRMTPPAEFFSTAEAEYPRPPVWSGELYLEFHRGTYTSQARTKRGNRRSEHLLREAELWAATAAVRAGLPYPADVLERCWHTVLLQQFHDILPGTSIAWVHQEAERNYARVAEDLEAVVARSLAALAGDGDGAVTVNAGPYPVDGVPALGGGAIAASAEAVRVEENGDGTVLDSGAVRVVVDRRGLLTSVYDLAADRELVPPGSAANLLQLHRDTPTQWDAWDIDEHYRRHGRDLTDVAELAVVERGPERAAVRIVRKAGASTITQVVSLAAGSASIEIDTHVDWHERQKLLKLAFPVDVHAERATSEIQFGHLHRPIHTNTSWDAARFETVAHRWVHVGEPGYGVAVANDSTYGHDVTRSTRPDGGTTTVVRLSLLRAPLFPDPTSDQGEHRLRVSLRAGATIADAVAEGYRLNLPLRTVRGAPIAPLVTVDSPAVVVEAVKLAEDGSGDVVVRLYEAHGGRASARVTAGFEHSGVVETDLLERPLPEPVALAGDGTLRLRPFRIVTLRYRRG